From Zhongshania aliphaticivorans, one genomic window encodes:
- a CDS encoding SDR family NAD(P)-dependent oxidoreductase produces MPKVHSKYNDQVALITGACGGLGSALAKALAKSGCHLALVDINDEKLNGLAQELKSHPVNVSIHNCDIGDLEAVQSLATEVSAHHGKLNLLINNAGITLQKSAANHSHADWQRVFNVNWWGTVNCCSVFLPLLKQSDKAQIVNLSSMAAYYGLPSQASYSSSKAAVLAYSEALRAELAADGIGVTTIHPGAIKTEMMTATLQESDNMDQARKNYALATRWGVEADMVAGKILHAARKNRKQLRVGIDAHILYYVARTMPNILGSLLAKTFKKSAL; encoded by the coding sequence ATGCCTAAGGTTCACAGCAAATATAACGATCAAGTCGCGCTCATTACCGGCGCCTGCGGAGGCCTGGGTTCAGCCCTGGCCAAAGCCCTTGCAAAGTCCGGGTGTCATTTAGCGCTCGTCGACATCAACGATGAAAAGCTCAACGGACTTGCTCAGGAACTAAAGTCCCACCCAGTTAATGTCAGCATTCATAATTGTGACATAGGCGATTTAGAGGCCGTTCAAAGTTTAGCGACGGAAGTGTCGGCCCACCATGGCAAGCTGAACCTGCTGATTAACAATGCTGGTATTACTCTGCAAAAAAGCGCGGCAAACCACAGCCACGCAGACTGGCAGCGAGTATTCAATGTTAACTGGTGGGGCACGGTAAATTGCTGCAGTGTATTTCTACCGTTACTAAAACAATCCGACAAAGCCCAGATCGTCAATTTATCGAGCATGGCAGCCTACTATGGACTGCCAAGTCAGGCCTCATACAGTTCAAGTAAAGCAGCCGTACTGGCTTACAGTGAAGCGCTCCGTGCCGAACTGGCAGCAGATGGCATTGGTGTTACCACCATTCACCCCGGTGCAATAAAGACCGAGATGATGACAGCGACCCTACAAGAATCTGACAATATGGACCAAGCTCGAAAAAACTACGCGCTGGCGACTCGCTGGGGTGTAGAAGCCGACATGGTTGCAGGCAAAATATTGCATGCAGCGCGTAAAAATCGTAAGCAACTACGAGTAGGAATAGACGCTCACATTCTTTACTATGTCGCGCGCACAATGCCGAACATTTTAGGCTCTCTGCTCGCCAAAACGTTCAAAAAGTCTGCATTATAA
- a CDS encoding WS/DGAT/MGAT family O-acyltransferase: MRQLTGLDASFLYLETANSPMHIGGFTIYDPSTAPGGKVRFKQIVEHMHRRARRVPAMTSRLKTVPFSLDHPYWVADGDFDPEFHVRHIALPKPGDWRQLCILISRIHARPLDRSRPLWEAYVIEGLDDVAGFPKGCFALYTKMHHAAIDGASGVEINSVLHDLSADFATNVDTEAEPFVEQSPKKTDMLWQAQKNTLKLPFRFVGLTKDAAPSLYQAAKGIISGKLKRVSGIPRTRFNRNVSPHRVVDALRVSFEDIRSIKAAYAPVTINDVALTIVGGALRQYLLAKNELPESSLAALAPINIRTADKQGAAGNEVSQMTVQLRTDIADPRERLLAVNESTRNAKELTNAIGAKTMTDYLQFTPSTLTASAARLSSSLSLANRISPFYNCVVTNVPGPRIPLYFCGAKMLVSFPTGPAIDSVGLFQAISSYCDEFTITFTACREMLPDPEMYAQCLRDSLATLLDAARQEAKQTPKLNKSGAPRKAKSAASKRIHKGAQNDSQQGLTEQQ; encoded by the coding sequence GTGCGACAATTAACAGGTCTTGATGCCTCTTTTCTTTACCTTGAAACCGCTAATTCACCTATGCATATCGGTGGCTTCACTATTTATGACCCAAGCACTGCGCCTGGTGGCAAGGTTCGCTTTAAGCAGATAGTGGAACATATGCACCGCCGGGCGCGCCGGGTACCCGCGATGACCAGCCGACTGAAGACAGTGCCTTTTAGCCTTGATCACCCCTATTGGGTAGCTGACGGTGATTTTGATCCGGAATTTCATGTTCGCCATATTGCCTTACCGAAGCCCGGCGACTGGCGTCAGCTCTGTATTTTAATTTCCCGCATTCACGCCCGGCCGCTTGATCGCAGTAGGCCACTTTGGGAAGCTTACGTTATTGAGGGTCTAGACGATGTGGCTGGGTTTCCAAAAGGCTGTTTCGCTCTTTATACAAAAATGCATCACGCGGCGATCGATGGCGCCTCGGGCGTCGAAATAAACAGTGTATTGCATGACCTGTCGGCTGATTTTGCCACCAATGTGGATACCGAGGCTGAGCCGTTCGTCGAACAATCACCGAAGAAAACTGACATGTTGTGGCAGGCGCAAAAGAACACATTAAAGCTGCCATTTCGGTTTGTTGGGCTTACTAAAGACGCCGCGCCGAGTTTATATCAAGCGGCCAAAGGAATAATTAGCGGAAAACTCAAGCGCGTCAGCGGTATTCCGCGCACGCGATTCAATAGGAATGTATCGCCTCATAGGGTCGTTGATGCCTTGCGGGTAAGCTTTGAAGATATTCGAAGTATTAAAGCGGCCTATGCTCCAGTGACAATTAACGATGTGGCGCTGACAATAGTGGGCGGTGCATTGCGCCAGTATTTACTGGCTAAAAATGAATTGCCTGAATCATCGCTAGCAGCCTTGGCGCCAATTAATATCCGCACGGCAGATAAGCAGGGCGCGGCTGGTAATGAAGTCTCGCAAATGACTGTTCAGTTACGTACAGATATTGCAGACCCTAGAGAGCGTTTACTTGCCGTCAATGAAAGCACACGTAATGCCAAAGAATTAACCAATGCCATTGGCGCTAAGACCATGACGGATTACCTGCAGTTTACGCCGTCGACCTTAACCGCTTCTGCTGCGCGGCTATCAAGTTCATTGAGTTTGGCTAACCGAATAAGCCCATTTTATAACTGCGTTGTTACCAATGTGCCCGGGCCGCGCATACCACTGTATTTTTGTGGGGCAAAAATGTTGGTTAGTTTTCCGACCGGACCAGCAATTGATAGCGTGGGCTTGTTTCAAGCGATATCCAGTTATTGCGATGAGTTTACAATTACATTTACGGCTTGCCGAGAGATGCTGCCCGACCCTGAAATGTACGCGCAATGTCTACGCGACTCATTAGCGACATTGCTTGACGCCGCAAGACAAGAGGCGAAGCAAACGCCAAAGCTGAATAAGTCCGGCGCGCCAAGAAAGGCGAAAAGCGCAGCCTCAAAAAGGATTCATAAGGGCGCTCAAAATGACAGCCAGCAAGGACTAACTGAGCAACAGTGA
- a CDS encoding crotonase/enoyl-CoA hydratase family protein, translating into MADLVNYSFSDGIATITMQNGKVNAMSLPHIQAIGAALDQAEADKAVVMLVGKDGIFSAGFDLSTIQRDPVEAVEMIKAGSSLCRRMLAFPYPIIGVCTGHAIAQGCFTLMACDYRIGIDGPFNLGLNEVQIGMTMHHVGIMLSRARLSKTFFDRSVISAEIYDPATAVTAGLLDKIVPADALMSEAQALALRLSGLNMPAHKGTKLKSRATLLKELDWAIEQDYLDGKALLLGQ; encoded by the coding sequence ATGGCCGACTTAGTAAATTATTCCTTCTCTGATGGCATCGCTACCATCACTATGCAAAATGGCAAAGTGAATGCCATGTCGCTGCCGCATATTCAGGCAATTGGGGCTGCTTTAGACCAAGCTGAAGCAGATAAGGCGGTGGTTATGCTGGTTGGCAAAGACGGTATTTTCTCTGCCGGTTTTGATTTGTCGACTATTCAGCGTGACCCCGTGGAAGCGGTTGAAATGATAAAAGCCGGATCGTCCTTGTGTCGGCGAATGTTGGCATTTCCCTATCCCATTATTGGGGTGTGTACTGGTCATGCTATAGCCCAGGGTTGCTTTACTCTTATGGCTTGCGATTACCGCATTGGCATTGATGGTCCATTTAATCTTGGCCTGAATGAGGTTCAAATCGGGATGACAATGCATCACGTTGGTATCATGCTATCGCGCGCACGCCTAAGTAAGACATTTTTTGATCGTTCGGTCATCAGCGCTGAAATATACGACCCCGCAACGGCGGTTACCGCTGGCTTACTCGATAAAATAGTGCCTGCAGATGCATTGATGTCGGAGGCGCAGGCACTCGCTTTGCGTTTGTCAGGCTTAAATATGCCGGCGCATAAGGGCACTAAACTGAAGTCTCGCGCAACGTTGCTAAAAGAACTCGATTGGGCAATTGAGCAAGACTATTTAGATGGGAAAGCGCTTCTGCTTGGGCAATAA